The following are from one region of the Takifugu rubripes chromosome 16, fTakRub1.2, whole genome shotgun sequence genome:
- the LOC115252929 gene encoding uncharacterized protein: MCLMAFILAWVSMATPMLCQTEEWGSGSDVFSVMTNNYTIQVVGDEPQKTSNSHEWFTSADFSSSSSPRLQAEHQLDRCSVHFSTSSRRLKADNEQLAYMHTVQHGNKAVMDNLLQFVGAELGDERYEDVIKENIIRIQEDQKTCHEVVKKAEDDMQEQLEGEAVAMLTGMKKIREESKAFEDMLHATIGIADRLEISSKVLQSAFTKQLKDIAKIHR; the protein is encoded by the exons ATGTGCTTGATGGCCTTCATCTTGGCCTGGGTATCCATGGCAACCCCAATGCTCTGTCAAACTGAAGAGTGGGGCTCAGGCTCGGACGTGTTCTCTGTAATGACCAACAACTACACAATACAGGTCGTGGGTGACGAGCCTCAGAAGACGAGCAACAGCCACGAATGGTTCACCTCAGCAGAtttctcctcatcatcttcaccaaGGCTGCAGGCTGAGCATCAGCTGGACAGATGTTCAGTCCACTTCAGCACTTCATCTCGAAGACTGAAGGCAGACAACGAGCAGCTGGCTTATATGCACACTGTGCAGCATGGAAACAAGGCTGTGATGGACAACTTACTGCAGTTTGTTGGGGCAGAGCTGGGAGATGAGCGGTACGAGGATGTGATCAAGGAAAATATTATCCGCATCCAAGAGGACCAGAAGACCTGCCATGAGGTGGTCAAGAAAGCTGAGGACGACATGCAAGAGCAGTTGGAGGGAGAAGCTGTGGCCATGCTCACGGGGATGAAGAA AATCAGGGAAGAGTCCAAAGCTTTTGAAGACATGCTTCATGCAACGATTGGCATCGCTGACCGACTGGAGATCTCTTCCAAAGTTCTGCAATCTGCTTTCACCAAACAGCTGAAAGACATCGCAAAAATCCATCGCTAA
- the chrna2b gene encoding neuronal acetylcholine receptor subunit alpha-2 isoform X1: MRRNHLFGSMLAVLCWLFSSQTVLCSQKTHSHAEDDLFKKLFAGYNKYSRPVPNVTDVVIVKFGLSIAQLIDVDEKNQMMTTNVWLKQVWKHRFPYSFIFSSGLQSITSITSPSHQEWNDYKLRWRPSDYDNVTSIRVPSELIWVPDIVLYNNADGEFAVTHMTKAHLFYNGKILWVPPAIYKSSCSIDVTFFPFDQQNCKMKFGSWTYDKAKIDLERIENTVDLNNYWESGEWAIINAVGTYNTKKYDCCHEIYPDITYFFIIRRLPLFYTINLIIPCLLISCLTVLVFYLPSDCGEKITLCISVLLSLTVFLLLITEIIPSTSLVIPLIGEYLLFTMIFVTLSIVITVFVLNVHHRSPSTHKMPRWVHSVFLDLIPRWLFMRRPAPDGRRRRLLLLQQEVMAERRRGRLTGYKSGNYLSTSANWLMDGALSDEPNRNSYEDLELGMLTSYFSFRPPSPRPLGTPPPTQQNSQKKQDGPVGTNKQLSGARITAQRLTKADSTVSDSSFLLSPSIIRALEGVHYIADHLRAEDADFSVKEDWKYVAMVIDRIFLWMFIIVCLLGTIGLFLPPWLAGMI, translated from the exons ATGAGACGCAACCACCTGTTCGGTTCCATGTTGGCTGTTCTTTGCTGGCTGTTCTCGTCGCAGACAG TTCTTTGTAGCCAGAAGACCCACTCGCATGCTGAGGATGACCTCTTCAAGAAGCTGTTTGCTGGTTACAACAAGTATTCCAGACCCGTGCCCAACGTCACTGACGTGGTCATCGTCAAGTTCGGACTATCCATCGCACAGCTCATCGATGTG GATGAGAAGAACCAAATGATGACGACCAATGTGTGGCTGAAACAGGTCTGGAAGCATCGCTTTCCCTATTCCTTTATTTTTAGCAGTGGTTTACAATCAATAACTTCTATAAcctccccctcccaccaggAGTGGAATGACTATAAACTTCGCTGGAGGCCATCTGACTACGACAATGTGACGTCTATAAGAGTTCCATCAGAGCTGATATGGGTGCCAGACATCGTCCTCTACAACAA TGCAGACGGTGAATTTGCCGTCACCCACATGACCAAAGCTCACCTGTTCTACAATGGGAAAATCCTCTGGGTCCCCCCAGCCATCTATAAGAGCTCCTGCAGCATCGATGTCACCTTCTTCCCGTTTGATCAGCAGAACTGCAAGATGAAATTTGGCTCCTGGACGTATGACAAGGCCAAAATTGACTTGGAGCGAATTGAAAACACAGTGGACCTGAACAATTACTGGGAGAGCGGCGAATGGGCCATCATCAACGCTGTGGGAACGTACAACACGAAGAAGTATGACTGCTGCCACGAGATCTACCCCGATATCACCTATTTCTTCATCATCCGAAGGCTTCCCCTGTTTTACACCATCAACCTCATCATCCCGTGTTTGCTGATCTCGTGTCTCACAGTCTTGGTGTTTTATCTGCCGTCAGACTGTGGCGAGAAGATCACCCTGTGtatctctgtgctgctgtcccTCACTgtcttcctcctgctcatcaCTGAGATCATACCGTCCACGTCCCTCGTCATCCCGCTCATCGGCGAGTACCTCCTCTTCACCATGATCTTCGTGACGCTCTCCATCGTCATCACCGTCTTTGTGCTCAACGTGCACCATCGCTCTCCCAGTACCCACAAGATGCCCCGCTGGGTCCACTCCGTCTTTCTGGATCTGATCCCGCGCTGGCTGTTCATGCGGAGGCCAGCTCCGGACGGCCGGCGTCGAAGACtcttgctgctccagcaggaagTGATGGCAGAGAGGAGGCGGGGCCGGCTAACGGGGTACAAATCTGGGAACTACCTCAGCACCTCAGCGAACTGGTTAATGGATGGGGCGCTGTCAGACGAACCCAACAGAAACAGCTACGAGGATTTAGAGCTGGGAATGCTGACCTCTTATTTTTCTTTCCGCCCGCCTTCGCCGAGACCTCTTGGAACTCCTCCGCCGACACAACAGAACAGCCAAAAGAAACAGGATGGGCCTGTGGGGACAAACAAACAGTTGTCAGGAGCCAGAATCACTGCTCAGAGGCTGACCAAAGCTGACAGTACAGTATCAGACTCATCCTTCCTGCTGTCACCCAGCATTATTCGTGCCCTGGAAGGGGTCCACTACATCGCAGACCATCTGAGGGCCGAGGACGCCGACTTCAGC GTCAAAGAGGACTGGAAATACGTCGCTATGGTGATTGACCGTATCTTCCTGTGGATGTTCATTATTGTGTGTCTGCTGGGGACCATCGGTCTGTTCCTACCGCCGTGGCTAGCTGGCATGATTTAG
- the chrna2b gene encoding neuronal acetylcholine receptor subunit alpha-2 isoform X2, whose protein sequence is MRRNHLFGSMLAVLCWLFSSQTVLCSQKTHSHAEDDLFKKLFAGYNKYSRPVPNVTDVVIVKFGLSIAQLIDVDEKNQMMTTNVWLKQEWNDYKLRWRPSDYDNVTSIRVPSELIWVPDIVLYNNADGEFAVTHMTKAHLFYNGKILWVPPAIYKSSCSIDVTFFPFDQQNCKMKFGSWTYDKAKIDLERIENTVDLNNYWESGEWAIINAVGTYNTKKYDCCHEIYPDITYFFIIRRLPLFYTINLIIPCLLISCLTVLVFYLPSDCGEKITLCISVLLSLTVFLLLITEIIPSTSLVIPLIGEYLLFTMIFVTLSIVITVFVLNVHHRSPSTHKMPRWVHSVFLDLIPRWLFMRRPAPDGRRRRLLLLQQEVMAERRRGRLTGYKSGNYLSTSANWLMDGALSDEPNRNSYEDLELGMLTSYFSFRPPSPRPLGTPPPTQQNSQKKQDGPVGTNKQLSGARITAQRLTKADSTVSDSSFLLSPSIIRALEGVHYIADHLRAEDADFSVKEDWKYVAMVIDRIFLWMFIIVCLLGTIGLFLPPWLAGMI, encoded by the exons ATGAGACGCAACCACCTGTTCGGTTCCATGTTGGCTGTTCTTTGCTGGCTGTTCTCGTCGCAGACAG TTCTTTGTAGCCAGAAGACCCACTCGCATGCTGAGGATGACCTCTTCAAGAAGCTGTTTGCTGGTTACAACAAGTATTCCAGACCCGTGCCCAACGTCACTGACGTGGTCATCGTCAAGTTCGGACTATCCATCGCACAGCTCATCGATGTG GATGAGAAGAACCAAATGATGACGACCAATGTGTGGCTGAAACAG gAGTGGAATGACTATAAACTTCGCTGGAGGCCATCTGACTACGACAATGTGACGTCTATAAGAGTTCCATCAGAGCTGATATGGGTGCCAGACATCGTCCTCTACAACAA TGCAGACGGTGAATTTGCCGTCACCCACATGACCAAAGCTCACCTGTTCTACAATGGGAAAATCCTCTGGGTCCCCCCAGCCATCTATAAGAGCTCCTGCAGCATCGATGTCACCTTCTTCCCGTTTGATCAGCAGAACTGCAAGATGAAATTTGGCTCCTGGACGTATGACAAGGCCAAAATTGACTTGGAGCGAATTGAAAACACAGTGGACCTGAACAATTACTGGGAGAGCGGCGAATGGGCCATCATCAACGCTGTGGGAACGTACAACACGAAGAAGTATGACTGCTGCCACGAGATCTACCCCGATATCACCTATTTCTTCATCATCCGAAGGCTTCCCCTGTTTTACACCATCAACCTCATCATCCCGTGTTTGCTGATCTCGTGTCTCACAGTCTTGGTGTTTTATCTGCCGTCAGACTGTGGCGAGAAGATCACCCTGTGtatctctgtgctgctgtcccTCACTgtcttcctcctgctcatcaCTGAGATCATACCGTCCACGTCCCTCGTCATCCCGCTCATCGGCGAGTACCTCCTCTTCACCATGATCTTCGTGACGCTCTCCATCGTCATCACCGTCTTTGTGCTCAACGTGCACCATCGCTCTCCCAGTACCCACAAGATGCCCCGCTGGGTCCACTCCGTCTTTCTGGATCTGATCCCGCGCTGGCTGTTCATGCGGAGGCCAGCTCCGGACGGCCGGCGTCGAAGACtcttgctgctccagcaggaagTGATGGCAGAGAGGAGGCGGGGCCGGCTAACGGGGTACAAATCTGGGAACTACCTCAGCACCTCAGCGAACTGGTTAATGGATGGGGCGCTGTCAGACGAACCCAACAGAAACAGCTACGAGGATTTAGAGCTGGGAATGCTGACCTCTTATTTTTCTTTCCGCCCGCCTTCGCCGAGACCTCTTGGAACTCCTCCGCCGACACAACAGAACAGCCAAAAGAAACAGGATGGGCCTGTGGGGACAAACAAACAGTTGTCAGGAGCCAGAATCACTGCTCAGAGGCTGACCAAAGCTGACAGTACAGTATCAGACTCATCCTTCCTGCTGTCACCCAGCATTATTCGTGCCCTGGAAGGGGTCCACTACATCGCAGACCATCTGAGGGCCGAGGACGCCGACTTCAGC GTCAAAGAGGACTGGAAATACGTCGCTATGGTGATTGACCGTATCTTCCTGTGGATGTTCATTATTGTGTGTCTGCTGGGGACCATCGGTCTGTTCCTACCGCCGTGGCTAGCTGGCATGATTTAG
- the chrna2b gene encoding neuronal acetylcholine receptor subunit alpha-2 isoform X3, with protein sequence MMTTNVWLKQEWNDYKLRWRPSDYDNVTSIRVPSELIWVPDIVLYNNADGEFAVTHMTKAHLFYNGKILWVPPAIYKSSCSIDVTFFPFDQQNCKMKFGSWTYDKAKIDLERIENTVDLNNYWESGEWAIINAVGTYNTKKYDCCHEIYPDITYFFIIRRLPLFYTINLIIPCLLISCLTVLVFYLPSDCGEKITLCISVLLSLTVFLLLITEIIPSTSLVIPLIGEYLLFTMIFVTLSIVITVFVLNVHHRSPSTHKMPRWVHSVFLDLIPRWLFMRRPAPDGRRRRLLLLQQEVMAERRRGRLTGYKSGNYLSTSANWLMDGALSDEPNRNSYEDLELGMLTSYFSFRPPSPRPLGTPPPTQQNSQKKQDGPVGTNKQLSGARITAQRLTKADSTVSDSSFLLSPSIIRALEGVHYIADHLRAEDADFSVKEDWKYVAMVIDRIFLWMFIIVCLLGTIGLFLPPWLAGMI encoded by the exons ATGATGACGACCAATGTGTGGCTGAAACAG gAGTGGAATGACTATAAACTTCGCTGGAGGCCATCTGACTACGACAATGTGACGTCTATAAGAGTTCCATCAGAGCTGATATGGGTGCCAGACATCGTCCTCTACAACAA TGCAGACGGTGAATTTGCCGTCACCCACATGACCAAAGCTCACCTGTTCTACAATGGGAAAATCCTCTGGGTCCCCCCAGCCATCTATAAGAGCTCCTGCAGCATCGATGTCACCTTCTTCCCGTTTGATCAGCAGAACTGCAAGATGAAATTTGGCTCCTGGACGTATGACAAGGCCAAAATTGACTTGGAGCGAATTGAAAACACAGTGGACCTGAACAATTACTGGGAGAGCGGCGAATGGGCCATCATCAACGCTGTGGGAACGTACAACACGAAGAAGTATGACTGCTGCCACGAGATCTACCCCGATATCACCTATTTCTTCATCATCCGAAGGCTTCCCCTGTTTTACACCATCAACCTCATCATCCCGTGTTTGCTGATCTCGTGTCTCACAGTCTTGGTGTTTTATCTGCCGTCAGACTGTGGCGAGAAGATCACCCTGTGtatctctgtgctgctgtcccTCACTgtcttcctcctgctcatcaCTGAGATCATACCGTCCACGTCCCTCGTCATCCCGCTCATCGGCGAGTACCTCCTCTTCACCATGATCTTCGTGACGCTCTCCATCGTCATCACCGTCTTTGTGCTCAACGTGCACCATCGCTCTCCCAGTACCCACAAGATGCCCCGCTGGGTCCACTCCGTCTTTCTGGATCTGATCCCGCGCTGGCTGTTCATGCGGAGGCCAGCTCCGGACGGCCGGCGTCGAAGACtcttgctgctccagcaggaagTGATGGCAGAGAGGAGGCGGGGCCGGCTAACGGGGTACAAATCTGGGAACTACCTCAGCACCTCAGCGAACTGGTTAATGGATGGGGCGCTGTCAGACGAACCCAACAGAAACAGCTACGAGGATTTAGAGCTGGGAATGCTGACCTCTTATTTTTCTTTCCGCCCGCCTTCGCCGAGACCTCTTGGAACTCCTCCGCCGACACAACAGAACAGCCAAAAGAAACAGGATGGGCCTGTGGGGACAAACAAACAGTTGTCAGGAGCCAGAATCACTGCTCAGAGGCTGACCAAAGCTGACAGTACAGTATCAGACTCATCCTTCCTGCTGTCACCCAGCATTATTCGTGCCCTGGAAGGGGTCCACTACATCGCAGACCATCTGAGGGCCGAGGACGCCGACTTCAGC GTCAAAGAGGACTGGAAATACGTCGCTATGGTGATTGACCGTATCTTCCTGTGGATGTTCATTATTGTGTGTCTGCTGGGGACCATCGGTCTGTTCCTACCGCCGTGGCTAGCTGGCATGATTTAG
- the ptk2bb gene encoding protein tyrosine kinase 2 beta, b encodes MYEVMSGDTLSWKVPSPRQSEATPESHFTVDSEAVKILKVCFSTNNSLGKNFKLVKCDSSWQVRAIIRSILNCGRLGPDIKHVGCYGLLLKHLKSDELHWLHPDLTVEEVEQRYESHHVEAEWRYDLRIRYVPVNFLEKFSDDRSTLLYFYQQVRSDYMQSHACKVSDGMALQLGCLEIRRFYKDMNAKGLEKKSNFELLEKEVGLDLFFPQQLINSMKSKQLRKLIQQTFQQYATLKEDECMVKFFETLNDFVSYDEEVFRCELVQGWSLAVELVIGGRGIRQRTQKNSAPVFLADFKQIKKVQCWPQSDGKALVHLDVEGARQRLSINVPAVSVAENMMDLIDGYCRLERDTDETVIYRPNKDASARSSLPEIPSGSSDRSSIRHSMGSDIYCEILDEKPKSVEKYGISRSDIVLGRILGAGFFGEVHEGVYKSSGENISVAVKTCKDCSPDVMEKFMSEAVIMKKLNHQHIVRLIGIIEENPVWIVMELYQYGELGNYLVKNQSTLTNTTLLLFSLQICKALVYLEGVSMVHRDIAVRNILVAAPDCVKLGDFGLSRYIEDEEYYKASVTRLPIKWMAPESINFRRFTTASDVWMFAVCMWEIMSYGQQPFFWLENRDVINQLEHGIRLPKPETCPPALYSLMTRCWAYDPGERPRFTELVLKISDVQKMEKEQEVERERDRARSIKFFEPKLNFSEPPPKPSRMKPGRFGNTLSIGLHIQLNEALCASSPDLASPSYQSPLDSMNVLPLPVRSPRRRSVGEGEFLRVEATSKEDAQRLWQRERMQMQETLRRQKEQMMEDNKWLAKEERLLDPMGSEENVSPLGAEATTHSATPVKPPRLTAKPAPTAELDRSDDNVYNSVMGLVKVVVQFKNDVVDLKPEQYISLVQSVGVALRDLIQSVDEILPMLHESVRTEIEGTEKLLNNDMAELISKMRLAQQNAITSLKEECKKQMLSAAHTLAMDSKNLLDAVDQARVRANIAKPAEQ; translated from the exons GTCTCCTCCTGAAGCACCTGAAGTCTGATGAGCTTCACTGGCTGCATCCAGACCTGacggtggaggaggtggaacaGCGTTACGAGAGCCACCATGTGGAGGCTGAGTGGAG GTACGATCTTCGCATCAGATACGTCCCCGTCAATTTCCTGGAAAAATTCAGCGACGACAGATCGACGTTACTTTATTTCTACCAGCAG GTTCGCAGCGATTACATGCAGTCTCACGCGTGTAAGGTCAGCGATGGGATGGCTCTGCAGCTGGGCTGTTTGGAGATCAG GAGGTTCTATAAGGACATGAACGCCAAAGGACTTGAGAAAAAGTCCAACTTTGAGCTGCTAGA AAAAGAAGTGGGTCTGGACCTCTTCTTTCCTCAACAGCTGATAAACAGCATGAAG TCCAAGCAGCTGCGGAAGCTGATCCAGCAGACGTTTCAGCAGTACGCCACACTGAAGGAGGACGAGTGCATGGTCAAGTTCTTTGAGACCCTCAACGACTTCGTCAGCTACGACGAAGAGGTCTTCCGCTGTGAGCTGGTG CAAGGTTGGAGCCTGGCGGTGGAGCTGGTCATCGGCGGGAGGGGAATTCGCCAACGCACGCAGAAGAATTCAGCA CCTGTTTTTCTAGCTGACTTCAAACAGATCAAGAAAGTTCAATGCTGGCCTCAGAGCGACGGCAAAGCTCTCGTTCACCTGGACGTTGAGGGGGCCAGACAG CGCCTCTCGATCAACGTACCCGCTGTCTCGGTGGCAGAGAACATGATGGACCTCATCGACGGGTACTGCCGACTGGAGCGCGACACAGACGAGACGGTCATTTATCGACCAAACAAAG ATGCCAGTGCTCGAAGTTCCCTTCCTGAGATTCCCTCAGG GAGCAGTGACAGAAGCTCGATCAGACACAGTATGG ggTCCGATATCTACTGCGAAATTCTGGATGAAAAGCCAAAATCTG TCGAAAAGTACGGGATCAGCCGCAGCGACATCGTTCTTGGGCGAATCCTCGGAGCAGGGTTTTTCGGCGAAGTCCACGAAGGGGTTTATAAGAGC AGTGGCGAGAACATCAGTGTGGCTGTGAAGACATGTAAAGACTGTTCCCCCGACGTAATGGAGAAATTCATGAGCGAAGCAG TTATCATGAAGAAGCTCAACCACCAGCACATCGTCCGACTGATCGGGATCATCGAGGAGAACCCAGTGTGGATCGTTATGGAGCTCTACCAGTACGGAGAG CTGGGGAACTATCTCGTAAAGAACCAGAGCACGCTGACAAATACGAccctgctgctcttcagcctGCAGATCTGTAAAGCTCTCGTCTACCTGGAAGGAGTCAGCATGgtgcacag AGACATCGCGGTCCGGAACATATTAGTTGCTGCTCCAGATTGCGTGAAACTGGGAGACTTCGGTCTGTCCCGATACATCGAGGATGAAGAATACTACAAAG CGTCGGTTACCCGGTTGCCGATCAAGTGGATGGCTCCAGAGTCCATCAACTTCAGACGGTTCACCACCGCCAGCGATGTGTGGATGTTTG CCGTGTGCATGTGGGAGATAATGAGCTACGGGCAGCAGCCGTTTTTCTGGCTCGAAAACAGAGACGTTATCAACCAACTGGAGCACGGGATCAGGCTGCCCAAGCCAGAAACCTGCCCCCCCGCGCTGTACTCGCTCATGACCCGCTGCTGGGCCTACGACCCCGGAGAGAGACCCAGGTTCACTGAGCTGGTGCTCAAGATCAG tgatgtccagaagatggagaaggagcaggaagtggagagagAGCGGGACCGAGCGCGCTCCATTAAATTCTTTGAGCCCAAGCTCAACTTTAGCGAGCCTCCTCCCAAG CCTTCGAGGATGAAGCCGGGCCGATTTGGGAACACGCTCAGTATCGGTCTGCACATACAG CTGAATGAGGCCTTATGTGCCAGCTCACCTGACCTGGCCAGCCCAAGTTATCAGTCCCCTCTTGACTCCATGAATGTACTCCCACTGCCCGTCAGGTCCCCCCGGCGCCGAAGCGTGGGG GAGGGCGAGTTTCTCCGAGTGGAGGCGACCAGCAAGGAGGACGCTCAGCGGCTgtggcagagggagagaatgcAGATGCAGGAGACCCTCCGGAGGCAGAAGGAGCAGATGATGGAGGATAATAAGTGGCTGGCGAAGGAGGAGAGACTTCTG GACCCCATGGGATCAGAGGAAAACGTCAGCCCATTG GGAGCTGAAGCCACAACCCACAGTG CCACTCCGGTGAAGCCACCGCGGCTCACCGCCAAG CCTGCGCCGACGGCTGAGCTGGACCGCTCTGATGACAACGTCTACAACTCCGTCATGGGTCTGGTCAAAGTTGTTGTCCAGTTTAAGAACGACGTCGTCGATCTGAAGCCGGAGCAGTACATCTCTCTCGTTCAG TCAGTCGGGGTGGCGCTACGGGACCTGATCCAGAGCGTGGATGAAATTCTGCCCATGTTACACGAGTCGGTCAGGACTGAG ATCGAGGGTACCGAGAAGCTGCTGAACAACGACATGGCGGAGCTGATCAGTAAAATGCGGCTGGCCCAGCAGAACGCCATCACCTCTCTGAAGGAGGAGTGCAAGAAGCAGATGCTCTCCGCAGCACACACCCTGGCAATGGACAGCAAAAACCTGCTGGACGCTGTGGACCAGGCCAGAGTCAGAGCCAACATAGCCAAACCAGCGGAGCAGTAA